The following is a genomic window from Amycolatopsis acidiphila.
TCGTCGCCGCGGTGATCGGGGTGCTGATCGGCGTCGCGGTGTACCGCAGCCCGATCGGCTCGGCCCTCGCCACCGCGCTGGCCAGCACGATCCTCACCATCCCGTCCTTCGCGCTGATCGGTCTGCTGATCCCGATCGTCGGGCTCGGCGTCGCGCCGAGCGTCATCCCACTCGTTGTCTATGCCCTGTTGCCGATCGTGCGAAACACGATCGTCGGACTGTCCGGGGTGGACCCGGCGGTGACCGACGCGGCCAAGGGCATCGGCATGAACCGCTTCGGCGTGCTCACCCGCGTCGAGCTGCGGCTGGCCTGGCCCGCCATCCTCGCCGGGATGCGCGTCGCCACCCAGATGCTGATGGGCATCGCGGTGATCGCTGCCTACGCGAAGGGGCCCGGCCTCGGCTCCGAGGTGTTCTCCGGGCTGACGCGCGCGGGCAGCGCGAACGCCACCAACCAGGCGCTCACCGGCACGATCGGCGTGGTCATCCTCGCGCTGATCCTCGACGGCATCTACGTCATCATCGCCCGTTTCACCGTTCCGAGGGGTGTCCGTGTCTGAAACGATCGAAACCACATCCGGCGTCGAGGAAGGCGCCGGCAATGCTGTCTCCGGCGTGGAGATCCAGCTGGAGCACGTGACGAAGCGGTACCCGGGCACGCGGCAGCCCGCGGTCGAGGACGTCACGATGACCATCCCGGCCGGGAAGATCGTGATCCTGGTCGGCCCCTCGGGCTGCGGCAAGACGACCACGATGCGGATGATCAACCGGCTGATCGAGCCGACCTCGGGCCGGATCACCATCGGCGGTGAGGACGCGCTGAGCCTCAACCCGGACCGGCTGCGCCGCAAGGTCGGCTACG
Proteins encoded in this region:
- a CDS encoding ABC transporter permease; the protein is MNLFDYVADRWSRLSLQAWLHVSEVVQATIVAAVIGVLIGVAVYRSPIGSALATALASTILTIPSFALIGLLIPIVGLGVAPSVIPLVVYALLPIVRNTIVGLSGVDPAVTDAAKGIGMNRFGVLTRVELRLAWPAILAGMRVATQMLMGIAVIAAYAKGPGLGSEVFSGLTRAGSANATNQALTGTIGVVILALILDGIYVIIARFTVPRGVRV